In one window of Henckelia pumila isolate YLH828 chromosome 1, ASM3356847v2, whole genome shotgun sequence DNA:
- the LOC140888380 gene encoding putative E3 ubiquitin-protein ligase XBAT31 — MGQGLSCRTNEERELFSAVQLGDLEIVEEVSKRDSNLIHRTTVYDRSSTLHIAAANGQIEILSWILDRAVKPDLLNRRKQTPLMLAAMHGKISCVKKLIEAGANILMFDSVNGRTCLHYAAYYGHSDCLQAILSASREAQVAASWGFTRFVNIRDRKGATPLHLAARRRRPECVHLLLDNGALVCASTGGYGFPGSTPLHLAARSGSLDCISELLAWGADRLQQDESGRIPYMVALRHHHGACAALLNPSSAEPIVWPSPLKFISELNQDAKVLLERALMEANKEREKAILKGSSLSLSSPSGSDSVIDDHLSESNDTDICFICFDQACTIEVRECGHRMCAQCTLALCCHNKPNPTASSPSVPVCPFCRSNIIKLVVAKAKPDNDVDRDVNSSKPRKSWRSRNLSEGSSSFKGLAAVGSFGRMGRGSGRIAAENEWLDKTIEP, encoded by the exons ATGGGCCAGGGGTTGAGTTGCAGAACTAACGAAGAGCGGGAGCTGTTTAGTGCAGTGCAGTTGGGGGATTTGGAGATTGTTGAGGAAGTTTCGAAAAGGGATTCGAATCTTATTCATCGAACCACAGTGTATGATCGCTCCTCAACCTTGCATATTGCTGCTGCCAATGGCCAGATCGAG ATTCTTTCTTGGATTCTGGATCGAGCGGTAAAGCCGGATTTATTGAATCGGCGTAAGCAG ACTCCGTTGATGTTGGCTGCAATGCATGGAAAGATCTCCTGTGTTAAAAAGCTAATTGAAGCTGGTGCCAAT attttgatgtttgattcaGTCAATGGGAGAACTTGCTTGCACTATGCTGCTTACTATGGTCACTCTGATTGCCTTCAAGCCATACTTTCGGCCTCCCGCGAGGCCCAAGTTGCTGCTTCTTG GGGATTTACGCGTTTCGTAAACATTAGAGACCGTAAAGGAGCAACACCATTGCACTTGGCAGCCCGAAGAAGACGACCTGAATGTGTCCatttattgttggacaatggaGCCCTTGTTTGTGCTTCCACTGGTGGATATGG CTTTCCAGGCAGTACTCCTCTTCATTTGGCTGCAAGAAGTGGCTCTCTTGATTGCATCTCAGAATTGCTGGCTTGGGGCGCTGATCGACTTCAACAAGATGAATcagg GAGAATACCATATATGGTCGCTTTAAGGCATCACCACGGTGCGTGTGCTGCTTTGCTGAATCCTTCATCTGCCGAGCCTATTGTCTGGCCATCACCTTTGAAGTTCATAAGTGAGCTTAATCAAGACGCAAAAGTTCTGCTCGAACGTGCCTTAATGGAGGCAAACAAGGAGAGGGAAAAAGCCATCTTAAAGGGAAGTTCGCTCTCTCTGTCATCTCCATCAGGATCGGACTCTGTGATTGATGACCATTTATCTGAG TCAAACGATACGGATATTTGCTTCATATGTTTTGATCAAGCATGCACGATAGAAGTTCGAGAATGTGGTCATCGCATGTGCGCTCAATGCACTCTAGCCTTGTGCTGCCACAACAAGCCAAATCCGACAGCCTCGTCTCCTTCCGTACCAGTTTGTCCATTTTGCCGGAGCAACATAATCAAATTGGTCGTCGCCAAGGCTAAACCAGATAATGATGTGGACCGTGATGTTAACTCCTCTAAGCCGAGAAAGTCTTGGAGGTCCCGGAATTTAAGCGAGGGAAGTAGCAGCTTCAAGGGTCTAGCAGCAGTAGGCTCATTCGGGAGAATGGGCCGTGGGTCAGGCAGGATCGCTGCTGAGAACGAATGGCTGGACAAAACCATCGAACCTTGA